The following coding sequences are from one Paracoccus alcaliphilus window:
- the catA gene encoding catechol 1,2-dioxygenase, translating into MTVKIFDRPDTQAFLKELSGLNSDSGSPRVKALIHRIVSDLFRTIDEMNVTPDEYWTAVAWLNDIGAAGQAGLISPGLGFDHFIDERLDAIDDALGIDNPTPRTIEGPLYVAGAPESVSFARLDDGTDADGHTLIMHGTVHGSDGKPLPGAKVEVWHCDTRGFYSHFDPTGKQAPFNMRRSIIADENGRYKFQSILPSGYGVPPGSPTEALLSALGRHGQRPAHIHFFVSADDHRKLTTQINIEGDPLINDDFAYATREGLVPSVIECTDEASIHGNNLNGPFAEIAFDIHLTPLVDGIDNQVNEQRRRAVA; encoded by the coding sequence ATGACCGTCAAGATTTTCGACCGACCCGATACGCAGGCGTTCCTGAAAGAGCTGAGCGGGCTGAACAGCGACAGCGGCAGCCCCCGCGTCAAGGCGCTGATTCACCGGATCGTCTCGGACCTGTTCCGCACCATCGACGAGATGAACGTGACGCCGGACGAATACTGGACCGCCGTCGCATGGCTGAATGACATCGGCGCGGCAGGGCAGGCCGGGCTGATCTCGCCGGGTCTGGGCTTCGATCACTTCATCGACGAGCGGCTGGATGCCATCGACGATGCGCTGGGGATCGACAACCCGACGCCGCGCACCATCGAAGGCCCGCTCTATGTGGCAGGGGCCCCGGAATCGGTGAGCTTCGCGCGGCTGGATGATGGCACCGATGCGGACGGCCATACGCTGATCATGCACGGCACGGTTCACGGATCGGACGGCAAGCCGCTGCCCGGTGCCAAGGTCGAGGTGTGGCATTGCGACACCCGCGGCTTCTATTCGCATTTCGATCCGACCGGCAAGCAGGCGCCGTTCAACATGCGCCGCAGCATCATCGCGGACGAGAATGGCCGCTATAAATTCCAGAGCATCCTGCCCAGTGGCTATGGCGTGCCCCCCGGCAGCCCGACCGAGGCGCTGTTGTCGGCGCTTGGCCGCCATGGCCAGCGTCCGGCGCATATCCATTTCTTCGTCAGCGCCGACGACCACCGCAAGCTGACCACGCAGATCAACATCGAAGGCGATCCGCTGATCAACGACGACTTCGCCTATGCGACCCGCGAAGGGCTGGTGCCTTCGGTTATCGAGTGCACCGACGAGGCAAGCATCCACGGCAACAATCTCAACGGTCCCTTCGCCGAGATCGCCTTTGACATCCATCTGACCCCGCTGGTCGATGGCATCGACAATCAGGTCAACGAACAGCGCCGCCGCGCCGTCGCCTGA